Part of the Verrucomicrobiia bacterium genome is shown below.
CAGCGCGATGCAGCGTTCGGTTCCAGGATTGTTCCAGTCCGACTGGGGGATTTCTCCCGGCGCGTGACCCGACATGAACTTCACGATGTTATCGAACTGGTTGTCTCCAAAAGCCGGCCCGAGCAGGCCGCCCAGCTGCTTCTCAACGTCGGCACTGAGGCGGAAATTGAATTCCTTTTCAACGGCTGCTTTCGCCTTCGATCCAACCATGTCACTCAGCTTGGTGCGCAGGACTTCTCGGACGGGGCCGTAAAACTCCAGCGCCTGCGACACGCTCATGCGATGGAGCTTGATGCCGACAATGAACAATCCGGTGCGCGAAAAGAAATCGATGACGTTGCCGGGCCGGCCGGAGGGAAAGCGGAAGTTCTCGGGCTTGATCAGGACGAGGGTCCGCTGCGGCTTGTCACCTGATGGGTAGGAAATGATGTCCTCAAGCACTCCGCCGTCCGATTCGGAATACTTCGTCCAAAGCTTCAATTTAGCTTCGCATTCATCGCGCGTCGGCGGCGCCAATACGGCGGGCTCGAAATAACGAACCTGCCCGTTCTCGTCGGTGATCAGGTCGCCATAGGTGTCGCGGATGGTCTCGCCACCACGGCGTTCAGGACTGATATTCCCGACCACGGAACGTGTCTTGCGGACGGCATCCTCCCCGCGGAACAACAACACCATCGCACGGCGGCGTCGCCCGGTTTTGGAATCGGGCGAAAGGTTTTGGAGGATATAATTGTAGATCAGCTCCTGAATGTTGCGGTCCTGCGGGTCGTTCGCGGAAATGATCGCCTCGGAATACTGCGTCACCAGTTCCTGGCTGGGTGCGAACATGCGGGCCGCGACGAGTTCCAACCCGGTGCGGGTGATCAGGCGGCTGAGAATGCCGCCGGTACGGGATTTGTACAGCGAATACGGGGTGATGATGACGTATGCGAGCTCTTGAGCCATAGTTAAGCGTTCGTTGATTCCGGAGGTGTCGGAGCCGATTCAGGCGCGGGAGCGGCGGTTGCTTTTCCGCCGAGGATCTTAAACATCACAGTCCCGCACGTGGGGCATCTGCCTTTGATCGCCTTTCGCCCGTTCTTCATCGTTTCCTCGACCGCATCGGTGATTTCCTTCTTGGCCTTGCATTTAACGCAGTATCCTTCAGGCATAAAAAATTCCCGCCTCGACACTTCATTGCGCCGAGAGGCAGCGATGCGGCGAAGCTTACGGGCGCGTGATTGACAGCGTCAACTGGTAAAAGGGAACAGGAAACGTAAGTATTTGATTACCAACGTTTAGCAATACTATCAGAGCTGTCGAAACAACCCTGACGCCGGCGACTCAGGGCAGCGGCTGTTTGCGGAGGACTGTTTTCAGAATTTTGCCGGTGGCATTGCGAGGCAGGGCAGGGATGAGAATGATCCGCCGGGGCACCTTGTAATCGGCAAGCCGCTCGCGGACGAATTTCATCAACGCCTCAGTGTCGATACTGGCGTTCTCGTTGGGCGACACAAACGCGACGGGCTGTTCGCCGCGGCGCGGGTCAGGGTGTCCTATGACGGCGGCTTCCTTCACGTTTGGAAACTGGTAGATCACTTCCTCAATCTCGCGTGGATAAACGTTGTTGCCGTTGACCAGGAGCATGTCTTTCTTGCGGTCGGTGATGTAGAAGTAACCGTCGTCGTCGTGGTACCCGACGTCACCCGTTAGCAGCCATCCGTTGCGAAACGCCTTCGCGGTTTCCTCGGGTCGGTTCCAGTAACCAGCCATCACGTTGCCGCCGCGCACACAGAGTTCCCCAATTTCGCCAGGCCCGAGGATGGCGCCGGTTTCGTCCTGGGCAGTCAGTTCGACGTGGGGAATGGGCAGGCCGACGGAGCCCGGCTTGCGCGTTGAATCCAGCGGGTTCTTGGCTACGACCGGGCTGGCTTCGCTCAATCCATATCCCTCGATGAGCGGAATTTTGTGCTTCTTTTCGAAATCGTGCAGCACCTGGACTGGCAAGGGTGCTGAGCCGCTGATGCAGATGCGCAGTGGAAGGGGCGCCGGAAGATCAGCATTCGCCAGGCTTCGGTAGAACTGCGGAATCGCAGGAAGTATCGTGGCCCGCCGTTGATAGATTTCCTGAATCACGTTGCGGGCGGGATGCAGCGACTTGATCAAAACGATGGAGGCGCCGGTGAGCAAGGGGAGCAGGGTGCCCACGGTGAGCATGTAGCTGTGGAACAAGGGAAGCAGCACAGCGAGGCGATCTTCAGCGACACTTTGCAGGCAGATGCGGCAACTCTCCACGTTGTGCAGGAGATTCGCATTTGTGAGCATGGCGCCCTTTGGACGGCCTGTGGTGCCCGATGTGTAGATGAGAACGGCGAGGTCGCCTTCCTGGCGATTGGAGTTGCGCAGCAGGTGGGTGTCGAACTTGACGCTTCCTGGAGGGATTGGGAAGGACGCAAACGCCTGTTCTGCGTTCATCATCTGCAGCGTGGGCCGTTGCTGTTGCAGTGCGGGAAGCAGGCGGCCCAGTTCGCTGTCGGTGATCAGCACATCGATTCCGGCATCGTTCAGAATGTGGCTGACTTCGTCCGGCTTGAGGAAGTTATTGATCGGAACGACGACCGCTCCAGCGTGCAATACGCCGAAGAGCGACGAAATGAACTCGGGACAGTTTTTGAGCCAGAGCGCGACGCGATCTCCTGGCTGGACTGAGAACTGTTGCGAGAGGATGCCCGCGGCAAAGAGCGTCTGGCTCCAAAGTTCAGCATAGGTGTATGAGCGCTCGCCCCAGTAGAGGGCGGTTTTCTCCGCATGCTTACTGGCCGAATCGGCAAAGGCGCTGGCAAGATTCATGTCCGAACACTACAGCATCCCCGGACCGCGGCAAAGTGCAGAGGAGTGGAACGCCTGTCGGCGGATGCACGTGGGACGGGGGTGCAGTGTGGGAAGTTAACAGGCGTGGGCAAGGTCCACGATTTGTGCAGGGATGGCGGTTTAAGCAGGCTGAAGCCTGCGGTCCGGGGGCGGGAACTTCAGTCGCTGTGTCCCTGGTCGTTGCCTGCTTCGCAGTTCGGATAACGGTTCAACTTGAGCCAAAACTCCTTTAGCCCCTTAATGAGTTCGTCCAAACCTTCCAGATGCATGGGCTTCACAACGAAAGAGTTCGCTCCAAGATCATACGCGCGATTCACGTCGCCTGCCATTTGCGAGGACGTCATCACGATTACGGGCAGCCGCTTCACAAACGGCTGGCGGTGAATCCAGTCCAGGACGTCGAAGCCGTCGAGACGGGGCATTTTCAGGTCCAGAAGCATCAGCGTGGGAAACGGGTGCTGCAGGCGATTCGCGTAGCCACCCGTGCCGGCCAGGTAATCCACGGCTTCCTGGCCGTCGGTCGTGAACTTCAGTGCAGCGCGCACTTGCGCCCGCCGAACGGCGCGCTCCAGCAGGAAGGCGTCCTCGCGATTGTCTTCGGCAACCAGGATGGTCGTGGGATTCATGGCACATTCCTTTCCAACTCGCTTATTCAAATGATTCCACCCGGATCATGA
Proteins encoded:
- a CDS encoding nucleoside-diphosphate kinase — its product is MAQELAYVIITPYSLYKSRTGGILSRLITRTGLELVAARMFAPSQELVTQYSEAIISANDPQDRNIQELIYNYILQNLSPDSKTGRRRRAMVLLFRGEDAVRKTRSVVGNISPERRGGETIRDTYGDLITDENGQVRYFEPAVLAPPTRDECEAKLKLWTKYSESDGGVLEDIISYPSGDKPQRTLVLIKPENFRFPSGRPGNVIDFFSRTGLFIVGIKLHRMSVSQALEFYGPVREVLRTKLSDMVGSKAKAAVEKEFNFRLSADVEKQLGGLLGPAFGDNQFDNIVKFMSGHAPGEIPQSDWNNPGTERCIALVYEGVEAVRKIRDVLGPTDPSKAPPGSIRREFGQTIMVNAAHASDSEDNARREMGIVNVGENTFRQVVEEFYGRVG
- a CDS encoding long-chain fatty acid--CoA ligase: MNLASAFADSASKHAEKTALYWGERSYTYAELWSQTLFAAGILSQQFSVQPGDRVALWLKNCPEFISSLFGVLHAGAVVVPINNFLKPDEVSHILNDAGIDVLITDSELGRLLPALQQQRPTLQMMNAEQAFASFPIPPGSVKFDTHLLRNSNRQEGDLAVLIYTSGTTGRPKGAMLTNANLLHNVESCRICLQSVAEDRLAVLLPLFHSYMLTVGTLLPLLTGASIVLIKSLHPARNVIQEIYQRRATILPAIPQFYRSLANADLPAPLPLRICISGSAPLPVQVLHDFEKKHKIPLIEGYGLSEASPVVAKNPLDSTRKPGSVGLPIPHVELTAQDETGAILGPGEIGELCVRGGNVMAGYWNRPEETAKAFRNGWLLTGDVGYHDDDGYFYITDRKKDMLLVNGNNVYPREIEEVIYQFPNVKEAAVIGHPDPRRGEQPVAFVSPNENASIDTEALMKFVRERLADYKVPRRIILIPALPRNATGKILKTVLRKQPLP
- a CDS encoding response regulator, with the translated sequence MNPTTILVAEDNREDAFLLERAVRRAQVRAALKFTTDGQEAVDYLAGTGGYANRLQHPFPTLMLLDLKMPRLDGFDVLDWIHRQPFVKRLPVIVMTSSQMAGDVNRAYDLGANSFVVKPMHLEGLDELIKGLKEFWLKLNRYPNCEAGNDQGHSD